From the genome of uncultured Methanobacterium sp.:
GTTAATATGTAAGGCTCACACGTCGATGAAGCTCATACTCCCTTCAAACTACCTGAATTATCTTGATTTTGTCAGTAATCCTGATCTGGAGATCCAGTTAATGTTTTTTGGAGATGATATATCCTTAAATCGTCATGATCTAAAAGATATAACTGTGCACAATGGTTATAAAATCGATTTTTCAGACTTTGGCAGTCTTTCTGAGTATTTCAAAAAGCATACTTTGCCTTCAGAACAGTATTCAGAATTCACGCTGGTTTTAATCGATGATGAAGAGATAATGTATGTGCCTGCATTCCCAGAAAATACAAAATCAGGGATAACCTCTAAAAATCCCTATTTAATTACCACGGTGAATTTGATATTTGGTGCAGTATGGGAACACACCCCAGAATTGAAAATAGATAAAATTTAACCGATGCTTAATGTCTTTTTTAATATTTAGTCTATTTTAATCTTCAATGACTTTTTTAATCAAATCCCTTTTTTTCTTATCTAATCTTTTTTTGAACTTACTAATTTTCTTCTTTTTTATGAATTCAATTCTTTGAGGGTGGGGAATGGTTTTACTGGCCTTATTTTGGATTTTCTTAGGGTTTTTTCAACTGCCATATTGGTAGTTATGTTACAAACTACTTATCACAACATTTATATAACTCTCCACTCCACAGTATTGGTAGTTGTGAATAAAACTACTAATATTTATTGATTGAGTTAGACGTTGAAAATAATTATATTTGTAAGGGGATTCTTAATGATAAAAAAGGCAATCAAAATCTTCAAAAATGATTTAAGGGTCGTTAAAAATAATCCCATGGTCATAATGGTGTTGATAGTACTTATATGCATACCTTCTCTGTATACTCTACTCACAGTTCAGTCCACCTGGGATCCCTACACTCAAACCTCAAATATGAAGATTGCGGTGGTTAACGAGGATGCAGGGTATGTTCTGAATGGAACTCAATACCGGATTGGGGATCATTTTGTTGAAGAACTGAAGAACAATAAAAATTTCAGCTGGCAGTTTACAGACCGCGAAACTGCACTGGATGGTGTTAAAACAGGTAAATACTACGCTGCTTTAATAATTCCAGGAAATTTCACCGAAAACATCCTTTCAATTGACACAAACACCCCTCATCAGGCCCAGATCGAGTACATTGACAATGAAAAACTGAATCCAATTGCATCCAAGATCACTGGATCCGGTGCAGATGCATTGCAGGTGAAAATCAACAGTGTAGTGGTTAAAACCATTGATAATGTTATTTTCGGTAAAGTTAAAGATGTTGGAGAATTGGTAAAGGAAAACAAGCCCCAGATCCTCAAATTAAAAATATTTGTAAACACCTTAAATGGAAATTTAGGTGTAATTGATTCCAAAATAACTGAAGCAAATTCAATGATGGGTACTGTAAACGAGATATGGCCGAAAATAAGCGCATCTTTACCTAAAATTCAGGAAAATTCCAATGGGATTCGTGCAAGCTATGATTCATTGTATGCTCAGATCATGGCTGACCCGGAAGGTGCTTTGACCATGGTGCAGAATATGGAATCCCAGGTTCAGGAAACTATCGTTACCTTGGAGTATCAGGATGCAGTTTTAACCAGCCTGTATAACGCCACTGGAGATACCCAGTTAATACCAATTATCAACGAAATTGAAGATAATATAGGCAAAGCAAACAAAGTACTGGCTCTTTTAAAGGATATTGAAGGAGATATTAAAATTAGCAGGGATCCACAGAGCAAACTGGCACAGCTGAAAACTTTAATTGACCAGATGGATGATGCTATCAATCTACTGGTAACTAACAGGGAAACCATAAACCAGAAGATCAGCGGGGCAACAGCAGAACTGAACCTGGTTAACTCTAAATGGCCAGAGTTAAGAAGTTCAATTCCCCTGGCAGCAGCTAAAATCAATTCAATAAGTGGAGAAGATATTGATAGTTTAGCATCCTATTCTGATCTGGACATGGATGGAGTGGAAAGTTACTTTGAAGGTCCGGTTACTGTCGAAAAGGAAAGCATGTACCCTGTGGATAATTATGGTTCGGCTCTTGCTCCATTTTACATGGCATTATCCCTATGGATCGGAGGAATCATGGCAATTGCCCTCGTTTCCATGCGAGTAAAATCAAAGAAACAGTACAGGGGAATAAGTGTTTACCTTGGAAGAATGGGATTATTTGTGATAATAAGTTTATTCCAGGGGCTTTTAGTGGCACTGGCTGTTTTGGCACTGGGTGTTCAAACTTCCTCCACTGCACTTCTTATCTTAACCAGCATGTTAATTGGATTTAGCTTCATGATAATTGTGTATTCATTAACTTCAGCCTTTGGAAACGCAGGGAAATTGCTTTCAGTTATACTGCTGGTTGTACAGATCACCGCAGCAGGAGGAACATTCCCAGTGGAACTTTTATCTCCATTTTCCCAGGCCATAAATCCATACATCCCCTTAACCTATGCCATTGCCTTATTAAGGGAGGTCATTGCCGGAGTTTCATGGAGCAATTACTGGTATTGTCTGGGAATCCTGGTATTGTTCCCTATTTCCACTTTCTTGTTAACGTTACTGGTAAAAGGGAAGTTAGATGGGCGTGCAGAATCTGCTGAAGAGAAATTAAAGGAGAGTGGATTGTTCTAAGTTATTTGAGATAACAAATTACAGAGATAACAAATTACAAAATTCTCCCAATAAATTGGACAATAAGTGAAATTCGTGTATAATAAATAAAATTTGCGTATCAAGTAAAATAATTGTGTACTGTAACTAAAAATTATATTACTAATCTAGATTAAAAGATTTAATTATGGGCTTATTTATTCAAGAAACAGGTCACCAAAACAGTGAAACCATAGTTTTCCTCCACGGTGGAGGAATGGCGGGTTGGATATGGGATGAACAGGTAAAAGCCTTCCCTGATTACCATTGCCTGATTCTGGACCTCCCTGAGCACGGGCAGAGTGCAGAAGTAAAGCCCTTCTCAATTGGAGGTGCTGCCGAGATGGTGGTTGATCATATCCGAACCAGGACCCATAATGGAAAAGCCCACCTGGTGGGTTTGTCCCTGGGCGCACAGATCACCGTCCAGATACTGGCCACTCATCCCGAGGTAGTTGACCATGCCCTCATAAGTGGAACCTTGACTCGTGGCATCCCTCATCAAGATGTGCTTTTAAAACTTTTGGATTATACTTTTAAAGTTTATGAACCCGTGAAAGACACGGATTTCTTTATAAAAGCCAACATGAGGACTTATAATATTTCTAAACGTTATTTCCACAAGTTTAAGGAAGCCACGCTACAAATTAAGGCTGATTCATTGCATAGGATATTACAAGAGAACCTGTTTTTCAAATTACCCTCTGGTCTGGAGAAAGCCAAGGTTCCTGTGCTGGTTAT
Proteins encoded in this window:
- a CDS encoding YhgE/Pip domain-containing protein is translated as MIKKAIKIFKNDLRVVKNNPMVIMVLIVLICIPSLYTLLTVQSTWDPYTQTSNMKIAVVNEDAGYVLNGTQYRIGDHFVEELKNNKNFSWQFTDRETALDGVKTGKYYAALIIPGNFTENILSIDTNTPHQAQIEYIDNEKLNPIASKITGSGADALQVKINSVVVKTIDNVIFGKVKDVGELVKENKPQILKLKIFVNTLNGNLGVIDSKITEANSMMGTVNEIWPKISASLPKIQENSNGIRASYDSLYAQIMADPEGALTMVQNMESQVQETIVTLEYQDAVLTSLYNATGDTQLIPIINEIEDNIGKANKVLALLKDIEGDIKISRDPQSKLAQLKTLIDQMDDAINLLVTNRETINQKISGATAELNLVNSKWPELRSSIPLAAAKINSISGEDIDSLASYSDLDMDGVESYFEGPVTVEKESMYPVDNYGSALAPFYMALSLWIGGIMAIALVSMRVKSKKQYRGISVYLGRMGLFVIISLFQGLLVALAVLALGVQTSSTALLILTSMLIGFSFMIIVYSLTSAFGNAGKLLSVILLVVQITAAGGTFPVELLSPFSQAINPYIPLTYAIALLREVIAGVSWSNYWYCLGILVLFPISTFLLTLLVKGKLDGRAESAEEKLKESGLF
- a CDS encoding helix-turn-helix domain-containing protein; the encoded protein is MTEISNNLVESLKIMGLTEYEAKVYSVLVLFDSAEAKKIYEYLGMPKPSVYQSLKGLMDKGLVMLVSSKPAIYRAVSPKIAIKHLSEVHENAEKTALSELGYLEENVVETENPNIIWTLFGENNVEHSLEELICKAHTSMKLILPSNYLNYLDFVSNPDLEIQLMFFGDDISLNRHDLKDITVHNGYKIDFSDFGSLSEYFKKHTLPSEQYSEFTLVLIDDEEIMYVPAFPENTKSGITSKNPYLITTVNLIFGAVWEHTPELKIDKI
- a CDS encoding alpha/beta hydrolase, which encodes MGLFIQETGHQNSETIVFLHGGGMAGWIWDEQVKAFPDYHCLILDLPEHGQSAEVKPFSIGGAAEMVVDHIRTRTHNGKAHLVGLSLGAQITVQILATHPEVVDHALISGTLTRGIPHQDVLLKLLDYTFKVYEPVKDTDFFIKANMRTYNISKRYFHKFKEATLQIKADSLHRILQENLFFKLPSGLEKAKVPVLVMMGEKDYKVINESALDLVNVLPNSSAYVVPKVGHVWNMESPELFNHVLRNFITGKSLPDVLETLSSYNGL